A section of the Pseudanabaena mucicola str. Chao 1806 genome encodes:
- the lpxA gene encoding acyl-ACP--UDP-N-acetylglucosamine O-acyltransferase gives MPVSHAPVSEFIHPTAIVHPDAQLHPTVKVGAYAIIGEQVKIGAHTVIGHHAIVEGRTEIGDRNQIYPGAAIGLDSQDLKYLGADSLVKIGNDNRIREYVTINRANEADEVTAIGNGNLLMAYVHVGHNCEIEDRVIIANAVALAGHVHIESYARISGVLGVHQFVRIGRLAMVGGMSRIERDVPPYTLVEGNPSRVRTLNRVGIDRAGIDAETQQLLKSAFRLLYHQDLTLVEALEKLATLAKDNSHVQHLHQFLQDSITLNSRRGPIPSRV, from the coding sequence ATGCCTGTGTCTCATGCGCCTGTGTCTGAATTTATTCACCCGACAGCCATAGTGCATCCTGATGCCCAACTCCATCCGACCGTTAAAGTTGGAGCTTATGCCATCATCGGTGAGCAGGTGAAAATTGGCGCACATACTGTCATTGGACATCATGCTATTGTTGAAGGACGTACCGAAATCGGCGATCGCAACCAAATTTATCCAGGAGCCGCGATCGGGCTAGACTCTCAAGATCTGAAATATTTGGGAGCCGATAGTCTTGTCAAAATTGGTAATGACAATCGTATTCGCGAATATGTAACTATTAATCGTGCCAATGAAGCTGACGAAGTTACCGCTATTGGTAATGGTAATTTGCTAATGGCATATGTTCATGTGGGTCATAACTGCGAAATTGAAGATCGCGTAATTATTGCTAATGCTGTCGCTTTAGCAGGACATGTCCATATCGAATCCTATGCCCGCATTAGTGGTGTTTTAGGCGTGCATCAGTTTGTCCGTATTGGTCGTCTCGCCATGGTAGGTGGTATGAGTCGGATTGAGCGCGATGTCCCTCCATATACCTTAGTGGAAGGCAATCCATCACGTGTACGTACCCTCAATCGGGTGGGAATTGATCGTGCAGGGATAGACGCAGAAACACAGCAGTTACTTAAGAGCGCATTTCGATTGCTATATCATCAAGACCTCACCCTTGTTGAAGCTCTTGAAAAACTAGCAACTCTCGCTAAGGACAACTCCCATGTGCAACATTTGCACCAATTTCTGCAAGATTCGATAACCCTAAATTCGCGCCGAGGTCCAATCCCTAGTCGAGTTTGA
- a CDS encoding efflux RND transporter periplasmic adaptor subunit, producing the protein MKAFWIFAVIASLSGITAGCTQNNKDASQAQLQNQKTAVAVDVAIASLDLLEEENEYVGTTAPIREVSVRSRLEGRLLDLNVDVGDRVSTGQQIAQLDDAVLSATVLQAEAEVAARESEVSQATAAVGNARAQVERVRVQYQQAQANAKRFTQLAKEGAVSPQTAENAITEAKVAEQLLRSAEQQVSLQQQTVSASSQRVLAQEAIKLREQERQSYTTITSPINGVVLERMSEIGNLLFAGNEVVKLGDFSQVKVIVLISELEIGKVRINQSVDVRFDTFPDQKFMGTVRRISPVADPVGRLIPVEVVVPNRANKLGSGQLARVQFSSKQERQIAIAETALEVAGRTTQAPKDAKTQSKNDNKFSPNSNDKSKIKTGTVFVITGDPKEPKVMARKVTLGVRRDGKVVIPSGLKEGDRIVVRSGGKLQDGDSVKLSVLSR; encoded by the coding sequence ATGAAAGCTTTTTGGATATTTGCCGTGATCGCTAGCTTGTCAGGTATAACCGCGGGTTGCACACAGAACAATAAGGATGCATCCCAAGCTCAATTACAAAACCAAAAAACTGCTGTAGCGGTGGATGTGGCGATCGCAAGCTTAGATCTACTGGAAGAAGAAAATGAATATGTAGGTACAACTGCACCTATTAGGGAGGTGTCAGTGCGATCGCGGTTGGAAGGACGGTTACTAGATTTAAATGTGGATGTTGGCGATCGCGTTTCAACTGGACAGCAAATCGCCCAATTAGATGATGCAGTTCTATCCGCAACTGTATTGCAGGCTGAAGCAGAAGTTGCAGCAAGGGAATCGGAAGTATCACAAGCAACCGCCGCTGTAGGCAATGCTCGCGCCCAAGTGGAAAGAGTAAGAGTACAGTATCAGCAAGCACAGGCGAATGCTAAGCGCTTCACCCAATTGGCTAAAGAAGGAGCAGTTTCTCCTCAAACCGCCGAGAATGCTATTACGGAAGCCAAAGTTGCAGAACAATTATTGCGATCGGCTGAACAGCAAGTTAGTCTCCAACAGCAAACTGTAAGTGCCAGTTCCCAAAGAGTTTTAGCTCAAGAAGCAATCAAGCTCAGAGAGCAAGAGCGTCAATCTTACACAACCATTACTTCTCCAATCAACGGTGTTGTCCTAGAGCGCATGAGTGAAATTGGCAATCTACTATTTGCAGGAAATGAAGTTGTCAAGCTAGGCGATTTTAGCCAAGTTAAAGTGATTGTATTAATTTCGGAATTAGAAATTGGTAAGGTTCGCATAAATCAATCCGTTGATGTGCGTTTCGATACTTTCCCCGATCAAAAGTTTATGGGAACTGTAAGACGCATTTCACCTGTAGCCGATCCAGTGGGGAGATTGATTCCTGTGGAAGTAGTAGTTCCCAATCGCGCCAATAAGCTGGGGAGTGGTCAATTAGCAAGAGTGCAGTTTTCAAGCAAACAGGAACGCCAAATAGCGATCGCAGAAACAGCTTTAGAAGTAGCAGGACGAACGACTCAAGCACCTAAAGATGCAAAAACCCAATCAAAAAATGATAACAAGTTTAGTCCTAACTCTAATGACAAAAGCAAGATCAAAACTGGCACAGTTTTTGTGATTACAGGAGATCCAAAAGAGCCGAAAGTGATGGCGCGTAAAGTTACACTTGGTGTTCGCCGTGACGGTAAAGTTGTTATTCCCTCTGGTTTAAAAGAAGGTGATCGCATTGTCGTTAGAAGCGGCGGCAAGCTTCAGGATGGCGATTCTGTCAAGCTGAGTGTGTTATCCCGATAA
- a CDS encoding IS982 family transposase, with protein MDNIVSHLDITQIFCEVDDFCQSFEKHWQEQPMLPSMIGERKSQSRMRLSEVMTIVIGFHGSGYKTFKEFYTMTVLPFWRKAFPHLVSYTRFVELMPWTLMLLCCFLHTRKGEVTGISFIDSTPIDVCVNCRAHAHKVFKGMVNWGKNSVGWHFGFKLHVIVNDKGELLAFKLTPANVDDREPVPDMTQDLFGKLFGDRGYISQKLFEQLYQQGLELITKRKKKMKNCLVKLIDKILLRKRAIIEAVNDQLKNISQIEHSRHRSFFNFLVNLLAGLVAYSYRETKPALDLQVKGLPALPPACF; from the coding sequence ATGGACAATATCGTATCGCACTTGGATATCACCCAAATCTTCTGTGAAGTCGATGATTTCTGCCAAAGTTTTGAAAAACACTGGCAAGAGCAACCAATGTTACCGTCAATGATAGGAGAAAGGAAAAGCCAGTCACGAATGAGACTAAGTGAAGTGATGACCATCGTGATTGGCTTTCATGGGTCAGGATACAAGACATTCAAAGAGTTCTACACGATGACCGTATTACCATTTTGGCGAAAGGCTTTCCCACACTTGGTAAGTTATACAAGATTTGTGGAGTTAATGCCATGGACATTGATGTTGTTATGTTGCTTCCTGCATACACGCAAAGGGGAAGTGACAGGTATATCGTTCATTGACTCAACCCCAATCGATGTCTGTGTAAACTGTCGCGCCCATGCCCACAAAGTATTCAAAGGAATGGTCAATTGGGGTAAAAACTCCGTTGGTTGGCACTTTGGTTTCAAACTCCATGTGATTGTCAATGACAAGGGAGAATTGCTAGCTTTTAAACTTACTCCCGCCAATGTCGATGATCGTGAACCTGTACCTGACATGACTCAGGATCTATTTGGAAAGCTATTTGGCGACCGTGGTTATATCTCCCAAAAACTATTTGAGCAGTTGTATCAGCAAGGGTTAGAACTGATTACCAAGCGTAAGAAAAAAATGAAAAACTGTCTAGTCAAGCTAATCGATAAGATTTTGCTCCGCAAACGAGCAATTATTGAGGCGGTCAATGACCAACTGAAAAACATTTCTCAGATTGAGCATTCAAGACATCGCAGCTTTTTCAATTTCCTAGTTAACCTTTTGGCTGGGTTAGTTGCTTATTCCTATCGCGAGACTAAACCTGCTTTGGATCTTCAAGTCAAAGGCTTGCCTGCTCTACCTCCTGCTTGCTTTTAG
- the purC gene encoding phosphoribosylaminoimidazolesuccinocarboxamide synthase, giving the protein MSGTKLYEGKAKILFTTDDPDILLSLYKDDATAFNALKKGTIANKGQINCAIASHIFQYLETKGIATHFIKQISPNEMQVAAVKILPIEVVVRNIAAGSICKRLGLEQGQPLKQPLVEFFYKNDELGDPLITDAHVAMLDLATPKQVEDLKQIALSINQHLQAFFEQCNLILVDFKVEIGVNSSGKMLLADEISPDTCRLWDKAIVDPTARILDKDRFRQDLGNVAEAYHEVLRRVLATQAVAI; this is encoded by the coding sequence ATGAGTGGAACTAAGCTCTACGAAGGCAAAGCCAAAATTTTATTTACGACTGATGATCCTGATATTTTGCTGTCACTGTATAAGGATGATGCAACTGCCTTCAATGCTCTGAAAAAAGGGACGATCGCTAACAAAGGACAAATAAATTGCGCGATCGCCTCTCATATTTTTCAGTATTTGGAGACCAAAGGCATTGCCACCCATTTCATCAAACAGATCTCACCAAACGAAATGCAGGTTGCTGCCGTTAAGATTTTGCCGATCGAAGTTGTAGTACGCAATATAGCTGCAGGTAGTATCTGTAAACGCCTTGGTCTAGAGCAAGGTCAACCACTCAAACAACCTCTAGTCGAATTTTTCTATAAAAATGATGAACTTGGCGATCCCCTAATTACGGATGCCCATGTTGCCATGCTGGATCTAGCTACTCCAAAACAGGTAGAAGATCTAAAGCAAATTGCTCTCAGTATCAATCAACACCTACAAGCTTTTTTTGAGCAATGTAATCTGATCCTCGTTGACTTTAAAGTTGAAATTGGTGTTAATTCCAGTGGAAAAATGCTGCTAGCCGATGAAATTAGTCCTGATACCTGTCGGCTTTGGGACAAAGCGATTGTGGATCCCACCGCCCGCATATTAGATAAAGATCGTTTTCGTCAAGACCTTGGCAATGTTGCGGAGGCTTATCATGAAGTGCTCAGGCGAGTATTAGCAACTCAGGCTGTAGCAATATAA
- the lpxC gene encoding UDP-3-O-acyl-N-acetylglucosamine deacetylase, with translation MLYQQTIAAPFSLSGIGLHSGEQVSVTVKPAPIDAGRYFIYSGDKIPADTSVVRASQLSTELQHNGTGVRTVEHLLSALFGMGVHNACIEMSSAELPILDGSALPWVEAITKVGLQPQVEGERLIPLAETVTVAKGDSFVTAIPADTLRFTYGVEYPSKAIGEQWFSWSPEIAEFSEKFATEIAPARTFTLAIFIDQARAAGLIKGGSLDNAIVCDSDRWINPPLRFDNEPCRHKLLDLIGDISLVGFLPKAHILAYKASHNLHAEFALAIAKQQVSAT, from the coding sequence ATGCTTTATCAACAGACGATCGCTGCCCCATTTTCGTTATCGGGGATTGGTCTGCATAGTGGTGAGCAGGTTTCTGTCACTGTCAAACCTGCACCCATTGATGCAGGTCGCTATTTTATCTATAGTGGAGACAAGATTCCTGCGGATACCTCCGTTGTCAGAGCATCGCAGCTATCGACGGAATTACAGCATAACGGCACTGGTGTTCGCACAGTTGAGCATTTATTATCGGCATTATTTGGAATGGGTGTGCATAACGCTTGTATTGAAATGTCTAGTGCAGAATTACCGATTCTAGATGGTTCTGCTTTGCCTTGGGTTGAGGCGATCACAAAAGTTGGGCTTCAACCACAGGTCGAAGGTGAACGCTTAATCCCCCTAGCTGAAACTGTTACTGTCGCCAAAGGTGATAGCTTTGTGACGGCAATTCCTGCGGATACTCTCCGCTTTACCTATGGGGTTGAATATCCGAGTAAGGCTATTGGCGAGCAATGGTTTAGCTGGTCTCCTGAGATCGCCGAATTTAGTGAAAAATTTGCGACGGAAATTGCTCCCGCCCGCACTTTTACTCTAGCGATCTTTATTGACCAAGCAAGAGCCGCAGGGCTCATTAAGGGTGGTAGTTTAGACAATGCGATCGTCTGTGATAGCGATCGCTGGATCAATCCCCCCCTGCGTTTTGACAATGAACCTTGTCGGCATAAACTTTTAGATCTCATTGGTGACATAAGCTTGGTAGGATTTTTACCTAAGGCTCATATTCTTGCCTACAAAGCGAGCCATAATCTTCATGCAGAATTTGCTCTAGCGATCGCTAAGCAGCAAGTCTCTGCAACATAG
- a CDS encoding efflux RND transporter permease subunit codes for MSEQKSSNPKPAGFSISAIAIRRHIGTLMLTLAIFVMGAFYISRLQVDLLPSIVYPRIGVQINIPGISPEVAITEVTKPLEEALALTEGVNQLFSRTREGQVRVDLFFDAGSNVEQALNNTVASFNRGRSQLPDNIEDARIFKFDPSQFPIYEFALTSPSLSLTELRLFADEELGRELAIVPGVAGIDVVGGVKEEIQVNLDLNRLQAVGVNIDDVLKALRDRNVDISGGRLRNGTVEPLTRAIGRFRNAKELESLSFTVPSGSATIQRQVYLRDFAEIVDGKEEQRIFTSLNGQAAVRLLVTKQPDANTIEVVDRVTEKIAALQVSGAIPSDAIITATLDESKLIRASVANVTSSGILGAILAGTAVLLFLGSIRQTLIITLAIPLATLASIIAMGIFGFSMNLFSLGGLALGVGGVVDCSIVMLDNIINGLERNRKNHGLQDIIAQAQISSSEIESALVASTSTNLVVIFPFLLLGGFLSLLFNQLILTISFGNIAAIVIAITVVPMIASRLLGIPWSSRLSETWFMRGFQQRFAAATLGYAGFLSRVVHYRLWVVIAVFAILGGGGFLMGRQLPQEIIPQVKTGDVSLNAQFPAGTTLATNRKVMEIVDNILVNQPETAYAFTTIGGNFFGNNVNANPLRSGSTITLKANADLAGFISRVNREISKLNLAGVRIRVNPGQVRGIIVNNSPIPRTDIDVILQGSNPETLAQAGAEILSALEKNVKGANFRPDTDARQPEVQIFPDWERLQALRLTTQSVGSTLQTAITGSVPTQLQRGDRLVNVRVQLDPKSRKNASQIQQVPLFVSNNRPVRLADVSNIREGRAPGEIQRINQRQVFLILGSLERGTSLSDALKQTEDVIASINLPDGVVVLPSTAKQANDNLSKAFGVLGLLASFLVFVVMAVQYNSLIDPLVIMLTIPLALAGGIVGLYVTNSSINVMVVIGVILLVGIVVNNAIVMVEFANQLREEQKCSRIQAILQAAPIRLRPILMTTITTVVGAFPLALGGGEGGEFLQPLGIVAFSGLALATILTLFLIPCSYVLLHEFSWTKVKKLVSSST; via the coding sequence ATGAGCGAACAGAAATCATCTAATCCCAAGCCAGCAGGATTTAGTATTAGTGCGATCGCCATTCGTCGTCACATTGGCACATTGATGCTGACCTTAGCAATTTTCGTGATGGGTGCATTCTATATCAGCCGATTGCAGGTAGATTTGCTACCATCCATCGTGTATCCTCGCATTGGTGTGCAGATTAATATTCCTGGAATTAGTCCAGAAGTTGCGATTACGGAAGTCACCAAACCACTCGAAGAAGCTTTAGCATTGACCGAAGGTGTGAATCAGCTTTTTTCGCGTACCCGTGAAGGGCAAGTACGAGTAGACTTATTTTTTGATGCGGGAAGCAATGTCGAACAGGCGCTTAACAATACTGTGGCAAGCTTTAACCGAGGTCGTAGTCAATTACCTGACAATATCGAAGACGCAAGGATTTTTAAATTTGATCCATCCCAGTTTCCCATCTATGAATTTGCGCTTACATCACCTTCCCTATCACTCACGGAGTTACGTCTATTTGCTGATGAAGAATTAGGGCGCGAATTAGCGATTGTGCCAGGGGTTGCAGGAATCGACGTAGTTGGTGGTGTTAAAGAAGAGATACAGGTAAATCTCGATCTCAATCGACTTCAGGCTGTCGGAGTGAATATTGATGATGTCTTAAAGGCTTTGCGTGATCGCAATGTCGATATTTCAGGTGGACGCTTGCGAAATGGTACAGTTGAACCACTTACCCGTGCGATCGGTAGATTTCGTAATGCTAAGGAACTAGAAAGTCTATCTTTTACAGTGCCTAGTGGCAGTGCCACAATCCAACGACAGGTCTATTTGCGAGACTTTGCCGAAATAGTGGATGGGAAAGAGGAACAACGGATATTTACATCTCTAAATGGTCAAGCAGCTGTGAGATTGCTAGTGACTAAACAACCAGATGCGAATACGATTGAGGTTGTTGATCGCGTCACAGAAAAGATTGCCGCGCTTCAAGTAAGTGGCGCAATTCCCAGTGATGCCATCATTACCGCAACTTTAGATGAATCCAAATTAATTCGGGCTTCCGTTGCTAATGTTACCTCATCGGGAATCCTCGGAGCAATTTTAGCAGGGACTGCCGTATTGCTATTTCTCGGTTCGATCCGTCAAACCTTGATCATTACCCTTGCCATTCCCCTCGCTACCCTTGCATCCATTATTGCGATGGGTATTTTTGGCTTTTCGATGAATTTATTTAGTTTAGGTGGTTTAGCACTGGGTGTGGGTGGTGTCGTAGACTGCTCCATCGTCATGTTGGACAACATCATCAATGGGCTGGAGCGCAATCGCAAAAATCATGGATTGCAAGATATTATCGCCCAAGCCCAAATTAGTAGTTCTGAAATTGAATCAGCACTAGTTGCATCTACAAGTACCAACCTTGTTGTTATTTTCCCATTTTTATTACTCGGTGGATTTCTCTCACTGCTATTCAATCAATTGATTCTCACAATTAGTTTTGGGAATATTGCCGCAATCGTGATCGCCATTACTGTCGTGCCAATGATTGCCTCGCGATTGTTGGGGATTCCTTGGTCAAGTCGATTGAGCGAAACTTGGTTTATGCGTGGATTTCAGCAAAGATTTGCCGCCGCCACATTAGGCTATGCAGGATTTCTCTCTAGAGTTGTCCATTATCGACTGTGGGTAGTAATTGCTGTATTTGCAATCCTTGGTGGTGGTGGCTTCTTGATGGGTAGACAACTGCCCCAAGAGATTATTCCTCAGGTAAAAACGGGCGATGTCAGCTTAAATGCTCAATTCCCCGCAGGCACAACCCTTGCGACCAATCGCAAAGTCATGGAAATAGTGGATAATATTCTTGTTAATCAGCCTGAAACTGCCTACGCCTTTACAACTATCGGTGGTAATTTCTTTGGTAATAATGTCAATGCCAACCCTTTACGCAGTGGCAGCACCATTACCCTCAAAGCAAATGCTGATCTTGCTGGCTTTATCAGTCGTGTCAATCGGGAAATCAGTAAGTTAAATTTGGCAGGTGTGAGAATCAGAGTTAACCCTGGACAAGTACGTGGCATTATCGTCAATAATTCCCCTATACCACGCACGGATATTGACGTAATTTTGCAGGGATCTAATCCTGAAACTTTAGCTCAGGCAGGTGCAGAAATTCTCAGCGCTTTAGAAAAAAATGTGAAAGGCGCAAACTTTCGTCCTGATACCGATGCCCGTCAGCCTGAAGTCCAAATTTTCCCCGATTGGGAACGTTTACAAGCCTTAAGACTAACTACGCAATCCGTCGGCTCTACTCTGCAAACTGCAATTACAGGTTCTGTGCCGACCCAACTACAAAGAGGCGATCGCCTAGTCAATGTGCGCGTCCAACTCGATCCCAAATCACGCAAAAATGCTTCGCAAATACAGCAAGTTCCGCTATTTGTAAGCAATAATCGTCCTGTACGTCTTGCGGATGTCTCTAATATCCGCGAAGGTCGGGCTCCCGGAGAAATTCAACGCATTAATCAGCGTCAGGTTTTTTTGATTCTTGGTAGTTTGGAGCGTGGCACAAGTCTCAGTGATGCACTCAAACAGACTGAAGATGTGATTGCATCGATCAATCTGCCTGATGGGGTCGTGGTTTTACCTAGTACCGCTAAACAAGCGAATGATAATCTCTCCAAAGCCTTTGGTGTACTAGGTTTACTTGCTTCTTTCTTAGTATTTGTGGTGATGGCAGTTCAGTATAACTCGCTGATCGATCCCTTGGTGATTATGCTGACAATTCCCCTTGCTCTCGCTGGTGGCATCGTCGGTCTGTATGTCACCAATAGCTCGATCAATGTAATGGTGGTGATCGGAGTGATCTTGCTGGTGGGGATTGTAGTTAACAATGCGATCGTCATGGTCGAGTTCGCTAACCAATTGCGTGAGGAGCAGAAATGTAGCCGCATTCAAGCAATATTGCAAGCTGCACCGATACGTTTACGCCCAATCCTAATGACCACAATTACAACTGTAGTTGGCGCTTTTCCTCTTGCCCTAGGCGGCGGTGAAGGTGGTGAGTTCTTGCAACCACTTGGAATAGTTGCCTTCTCTGGTTTAGCCCTTGCAACTATCCTCACTCTATTCCTAATTCCTTGCTCCTATGTCCTCTTGCATGAATTTAGCTGGACAAAGGTAAAAAAGCTAGTAAGTAGCTCAACTTAA
- the hisI gene encoding phosphoribosyl-AMP cyclohydrolase, giving the protein MSDNWIESLKYNENGLIPAIAQDYQDGAILMMAWMNRQALELTINTGEVHYWSRSRQELWHKGATSGHIQKLKKLYYDCDRDVILVKIEQVGDIACHTGARSCFFTEVPLSI; this is encoded by the coding sequence ATGTCTGACAATTGGATTGAAAGTCTCAAATACAATGAAAATGGATTGATTCCCGCGATCGCTCAAGATTACCAAGATGGTGCGATTTTGATGATGGCATGGATGAATCGGCAAGCACTGGAACTAACTATAAATACAGGTGAAGTGCATTATTGGAGCCGATCGCGTCAGGAGTTATGGCATAAAGGAGCAACTTCGGGGCATATTCAAAAGCTGAAAAAACTTTACTACGACTGCGATCGCGATGTGATTCTTGTCAAAATCGAGCAGGTTGGCGATATTGCCTGTCATACAGGTGCAAGAAGTTGTTTCTTTACTGAAGTTCCACTTTCAATTTAA
- the fabZ gene encoding 3-hydroxyacyl-ACP dehydratase FabZ: MSTVTEETKIVNPEPNADSDNVAPSQILMIEDIQKLLPHRYPFLLVDRIVDFVPNKSATGIKNVTFNEPFFQGHFPNRPIMPGVLIVEAMAQVGGIVLRHLPGMENQLSLFAGIDKVRFRRPVVPGDRLTITTELLVARKRFGKMQARAEVDGQLVCEGELMFSLVDL; this comes from the coding sequence ATGTCAACTGTGACCGAAGAAACAAAGATAGTCAACCCCGAGCCTAATGCTGATAGCGACAATGTTGCTCCTAGTCAGATTTTAATGATTGAAGATATTCAGAAATTGCTGCCACACCGCTACCCATTTCTGTTAGTTGATCGCATTGTTGATTTTGTGCCTAACAAATCTGCTACGGGCATTAAAAATGTCACTTTTAACGAACCCTTCTTTCAAGGACATTTCCCAAATCGTCCGATTATGCCTGGGGTATTAATCGTAGAAGCGATGGCACAGGTAGGTGGCATTGTTTTAAGGCATTTACCAGGGATGGAGAATCAGTTATCGCTGTTTGCAGGTATTGATAAAGTCCGATTCCGTCGCCCAGTTGTCCCAGGAGATCGCCTCACAATTACCACTGAACTCCTTGTTGCGCGCAAACGCTTTGGTAAAATGCAGGCACGTGCCGAAGTCGATGGTCAGCTTGTCTGCGAAGGTGAATTGATGTTTTCCTTAGTTGACCTCTAA
- a CDS encoding BamA/TamA family outer membrane protein — MRINLLVFTAIAASSTLLANPLLAKTAPAKQEIAQAPTSQPTATPTPSPQPTTPTETPSSPTFTLPSNTPAPPPAAEVQVLVGEVTIKTPEGQDPLPPELQQRIYDAIATKPGRTVTKSQLQSDINTIFATGFFSNVQAEPEDTDIGVRVTFFVLPNPVLKSVNTEGTKVLEAGVIDRIFGSQIGKITNLKDVQTGVKELEKYYQDKGYVLAQVVDIKATPEGNINLVVSEGVIEDIKVAFINEDGKSVDKDGKPVTGNTRDFIITRELTIKEGEIFNKNTVQSDLQKVFALGLFEDLNIGLAPGTDPRKVIVTVNVKERNTGSIAAGAGISSSTGLFGTVSFQQQNLGGNNQKLGLDVQVGERELLFDLNFTDPWLAGDPYRTSFSANIFNRRLFSYVFDSPIGIGTSNDTPRINRLGTGFSFSRPLGAGTTASLGLRYERVSITDSNNAIATTDSLGNPLTTSGTGQDDLLLLQFAYANDQRDNPIKPSSGSVFRIATEQSIPVGLGSIFLNRVRASYSYFFPVKLLNFSEGTQALAFNIQAGTVIGTLPPYEAFQLGGSNSVRGWDEGKIGSGRSFGIFSAEYRFPVFNIVGGVLFFDYGTDLGSASAVPGNPAVARNKPGNGAGYGIGVRVQSPLGAIRVDYGLSSNGGTQFSFGLGEKF; from the coding sequence ATGCGTATAAACTTGCTCGTATTCACAGCTATTGCCGCATCCAGCACATTACTTGCTAATCCACTGCTGGCAAAGACTGCCCCTGCAAAGCAAGAGATTGCTCAAGCACCGACCTCGCAGCCCACCGCTACACCTACGCCATCTCCGCAGCCTACAACTCCCACTGAGACTCCAAGCTCTCCCACCTTTACTTTGCCATCCAATACTCCTGCCCCACCACCTGCAGCAGAGGTGCAAGTATTAGTTGGGGAAGTGACCATTAAAACCCCAGAAGGTCAAGATCCTTTACCTCCTGAGCTTCAGCAAAGAATTTATGATGCGATCGCAACAAAACCTGGTCGTACTGTTACCAAGTCGCAACTTCAGTCAGATATTAATACCATATTTGCCACGGGTTTCTTCTCAAATGTGCAAGCTGAGCCAGAAGATACGGATATTGGTGTACGTGTCACCTTCTTTGTATTGCCCAATCCTGTGCTCAAATCTGTTAACACTGAAGGGACAAAGGTATTAGAAGCAGGCGTAATTGATCGTATCTTTGGTTCACAGATTGGCAAGATCACGAACCTCAAGGATGTCCAAACGGGTGTCAAAGAACTCGAAAAGTATTATCAAGACAAAGGCTATGTACTCGCGCAGGTTGTCGATATTAAGGCAACGCCTGAAGGCAATATCAATCTCGTCGTATCCGAGGGAGTGATCGAAGATATCAAGGTTGCCTTTATCAATGAGGATGGTAAGTCTGTAGATAAAGATGGAAAACCTGTAACTGGCAATACCCGTGATTTCATCATTACCCGTGAGTTAACAATTAAAGAAGGCGAGATTTTTAATAAAAACACCGTTCAGAGTGATCTGCAAAAGGTCTTTGCTCTTGGACTGTTTGAAGATCTCAATATTGGGCTTGCTCCAGGGACTGATCCACGCAAGGTGATCGTTACGGTTAATGTCAAAGAACGTAATACAGGCTCGATCGCCGCAGGTGCGGGTATTAGTTCATCAACAGGTTTATTTGGTACAGTCAGTTTTCAACAGCAAAACCTTGGCGGTAATAACCAGAAACTCGGTTTGGATGTGCAAGTTGGTGAACGGGAATTGCTATTTGACTTGAACTTTACCGATCCCTGGCTAGCAGGCGATCCCTATCGAACCTCATTCTCAGCGAATATCTTTAACCGTCGCCTATTTAGCTATGTTTTCGATAGTCCTATCGGTATTGGTACAAGCAATGATACACCTCGGATCAACCGCCTTGGTACTGGTTTTAGTTTTTCTCGTCCACTCGGTGCAGGAACTACCGCTTCCCTAGGCTTACGTTATGAACGAGTAAGCATAACTGATAGTAATAATGCGATCGCTACTACTGACTCTCTAGGCAATCCGCTTACAACTAGTGGCACAGGACAAGATGACTTACTCTTGCTGCAATTTGCCTATGCAAACGATCAACGGGATAACCCTATCAAGCCTTCCTCTGGCTCAGTATTTCGGATTGCCACAGAGCAGTCTATTCCTGTAGGCTTAGGCTCAATTTTCTTAAATCGGGTTAGAGCTAGCTACAGTTACTTTTTCCCAGTCAAACTGTTGAACTTCTCTGAAGGTACGCAGGCTCTAGCCTTTAACATTCAAGCAGGAACTGTCATCGGGACACTGCCCCCCTATGAAGCATTCCAACTTGGCGGTAGTAACTCTGTACGTGGTTGGGATGAGGGTAAAATCGGCAGTGGTCGTAGCTTCGGCATCTTTTCCGCAGAATATCGTTTTCCTGTCTTTAATATAGTCGGTGGCGTACTATTCTTTGACTATGGCACTGACTTAGGATCTGCTTCAGCCGTACCAGGGAATCCAGCAGTTGCGAGAAATAAACCTGGTAATGGTGCGGGTTACGGTATTGGGGTGCGCGTACAATCACCTCTCGGCGCAATTCGCGTAGACTACGGCTTATCTTCTAATGGCGGAACCCAGTTTAGCTTTGGTCTAGGAGAAAAATTCTAG